Below is a genomic region from Augochlora pura isolate Apur16 chromosome 2, APUR_v2.2.1, whole genome shotgun sequence.
ATTCCTGTTAACAAAGGGCTTCACGTTTCTACGAATCGACGAAAGCGAAGCATCGCACAATTTCTTTCTGAAAGCATATATTTCCAAGGCTTTCCCGTCAACGAAATTTCGTATTAACAAATACATTGATCTGAATCTagaaagaaacatttaaaaaccACAAAACAATCACGTTATTTGTACATATTGTATAGAAAAAATTTCAGCggattattattagaattatcgGTGTTGCATAATTTGGCAATCACTTGATTTCTGTGTAACTTCGAACGATTTGTTATATTGCCTACGAAATTTATCGCTTTATTTGTCTCGCACTTTAGAGAAAGAAAACTTGTTGTCCGAGGAATAATTCGCGTACTGATaatcgcgttaattaaaacacAACACGAGCAAgctatacaaataaatagcaaaaGGATATTTTGCATCGTTTGCGTACCATCCTAGCAAATTTTatctattcaaatttttatataattcaatattgtgttatatacaatacaatttataatataattataattataatttgagcGAGTAGACTCGAATAAAAAGTGTTCTTCTGGATGTAAAAGACGTGCACAAATTTGTCGTTTTATCCAATAGAGGATAGTGCGAATTTCCATGGAAATCGTATGCCGTGACCATAAAGGGCCATTCGTCGTTTTCGAGTAAACAAAACGCGCGTCTAATGGCTGCCTTGACTGGCATTCGCCGGAACGGTAACCTCGTGGGGATATTTCCCGTAGATCTTGCCGCTCCTGGTCACTCTGTAGCGAATCTGCGGGCTCTGGATGACGGTGGTTGAACTGGTGACATGCGGACCGTCGCCATTGCAGAACCGTTTCACCCGTCTGATACCGTGCTTGTGTTTCCGTTGGAAAATAGGATTTTCCAGTTTAAACCGTTGATGATGGTGCTTCGACAACGTCACCGTCGACGAGCTCTTCGCCTTGGTGATTAGAAAGTGGTTGTGTTTCTTCAGCAATCTGAGCGGGGAGATGGCCAGGATCGCTTTGGTGACGCTCCGGCGACAACTCCAGAGAACGAACGCAGTTGCGAACCACGCCAACCAAGGACTGCCCTTTGGTGTCGGAGCCGATTCCCTCGACCAGAGAAATAACATCTGAAAAACAATCAATCAACGTTCACAGATTCATAAATTATCGTCAAATGCGGGCATCTCtgtccaattaattttttaaatcattcgcGGTGCAGAACGAGaactaaccctttgcagtcgaagccattttaaatcTAGATCCAAAATAGCTGCTTTGATCAGCTTCGTTCCCATTTTACGTGACTTAGTATGATCTATGCATGTAAAATTCAGTCTTGTTACTCGTAAAACTGTCACGCTTTTAACAGTCGCTTAAATAAAATGGTCTTTAATgacgtcaaaattattttgaaaacgatacaacaattttaatttgcgcctcagaggcgccactcgaatGCAAAAGGTTGCCATAATCTaatgacgatttttattaaccacCGAAGCGAGTACGTACTCTCGCAgacggaagaagaagaagaagcaatCGTGAGTTTAAAAAAAGCCTGGACGCTAAATGACGATACTTTTAGCTTTCTAGTTTTTCCGTGACGAGTTATAGTTCGCCAATTAAGGAGACGCTGGATCCGGGtcgagggaggaagagagagagagagagagagagacacgtgCGTGGACGTTGCACGGCGTTAATTGAAGTGGCAGGTTTAGTCGAGCGATAACGAAGCGAACTTACGATCGTCCACGTCGCGCCGCGGATACCCACGTGAAATATTTGCCCCGCTGACGGTCCactatttttcgttaaatCAAATTGCTTGCGCGCGCGGAGCACCGCATAGCAATTAGCGAATAAATGCAGTTGCGACACAGAGCAAGAGCATTTACAACGACCCCGTTTCCGTCCTCTGTGTGGAACGAAACCGAACAATGTCGACGACACGGAATTTCGATTGAAACCGAGCCGTTTTTACCGTTTCGATGGTTTTAGTGCCGAAACTACAGTAGATACGAAGAGTggttatgttataaatatttcgctATCTCGAGTCATTTCAATGAGTtcacgttaaccctttgcacgcgaagccatttcaactgaaaatctaaaataatttttccggctTCTAGTGTccccattttatgtaacaatatttattttatgcatatgaaattgagtctcgtgactcatataatagttacacttctatcaatttttaaatcgaagctttggcgatgtctattaaaaataatattagaatgtattacagtaattttaatggcgccgcggaatcgccactcgagtgctaagggttaatacacTAACAtcgcataattttaattcttcctCAATTGCAAGGAAGCGGCATCtttttttttgataatttctggtagattgcaaaaatatatatttaagtttttcaaacgttttgattttttaatatagcgACAGTCTCGTGTTAAGCGCTTTTATGCTACACAATATCCGTGTGACTGCAATTCGCGttcgtcgtcttaaatttCTGACCGCTACTGTACGCGAGAAAGGCGAAGGTGAAGAGACAGAGATCGAAGAAGGGCGGCGCGGAGTGTCGAGAAATGGGGGGACAGCGAGAGGGACATCGATTCCGTGACCGTCGTGCTTTTTCAAGGTTGTTCGGCCTTAAATCCACGATAATTCGTTTAGAGGGGCCAGTATAGATTACGGTACTAGGCCGGGTACAGACTTTTATGGCTCCCCGAGCGGCGTGAATATCGTTTGCTGCGTCGGCTCTGCCGCATAGTGGGGCTACGTGCCACCAAAAAGcggtcaaaaatattttctgcctGATACCAGATGTTTGCGTTGGACTCTTTGATATTCCTTCCGTAAGACATTGTGTATAGGAAGTTGATTTTATCTCGATAACACCTTGATGTAGCACCTCTGTTATGCCTGACATTTTTTAAGATCATTGTCAATTTCTTTGACGTGATTTATAGTATCCGAGATCACTTAAAAATCAcggtattatacatatatcgtttcatttaaaaaatcagcgACGAACTTGAAAACTGATCCACAAAATGGCCTCGCGAAGAAACTTTACGTTCGTTCGTTAAATCTTACTATTTTTCACCTACACACTCGCTGTTCCAgcatcaaatataaaaagatacaaTATTGTAGAATCTGTTTTTCAACAACATTTATAACcgagaatataattataaaatacagatattGAATAGTCAAATGTTAGACCAAGTAACAACGAACTAGCTAGCTAGtacatagaaaattattaaaaattatgaacgaATCAACGACAATTTACCAAAATGTAAGAACTTATCAAGAATGCGGTTTTGCTCTATTTACTTTACAAATAAACAAACGACCCACAGAATACTAACAAATTCGTAgactaaatgtttaaattcgACATTAATGCAGGCTGCTTTAATTGCGGcgataattttcgaaaacgtgTTTCGGGCGTTCATGCACCAATGCGCGCCGGTATGTGCACCGTTCCCTCCACGGTTGACCCATTTGGCAAAGATCTCCGACAGGGGGAATTCCGCATTAGACCTCCGCGTGGCGCGGGGAGGGGGCGGCGAACGCGTTTTTGCCGCTGGAACTGACCTTATGGATCCACTCGTTGGCGCGCTGCCTGAAATTCAGGGGTCGATCGACTGGTCGAAACATAGAATGGCCGTGAACGATGACTTACTGCGAGGCGGTAGTTGAACCTGGGCACAGAGGAAGGGAAACGATCGTGATCAGTGTCCGGATGAAAAGGTCAGGGTGATTTCAcgcgtgaaaaatgatttcacggTCGGGGCTGCGGCCGCTTGTCTCGAATTGTGTCGCTCGGTCTGTTTAGTCAGACGATTGCGGACGAAATGTTAGgtatttctgtaaaatatataccaCCTACAGGGTGTTCCATTTTTAAGGTATATAAGGAAATATCGTCGACCATGTCGGAGCTATCATTGCTGAGTATCTCTTGATGACAACAATATTTGGAACGcttaatatatgttatatgttatattatttttatttattttattagccaatttacaaattattcttttttcttgttatattttacttaccatttatttattctatcttAGCGCCCGCAAAATAGAGGATTTGTTGCAATCACCCCCGGGGCAATTGATGTAAACCCGGAGGAACATGATTtgataataaactaattttgatatttattaaaatataatatttttatattccatttcatttatatttttatattatatttattatattattgtatgttTAACATTTAACCGACCGAATGAAGGAACCGCCTACTTTTAGCTTAGCAACGCGTAGCTTTTGTTTCGCTTACTTTATCTTCTATTATAAAAcacagttttaattaaactctgctaacactttgactgccgCGTCAGCCGCGTGTGTATGACAGGATTgtgttcaatttaatttctaaggattaattaaatttgcaagAGGTATGAATGGTGAAGAATTAATCGATACCACATAAGTTTGATTcacaatttacatttaattggTCCAAATACTTTAATATGATCACATATTCGAGATATTTGGCGTGGTTGTGAAAATGTTAAGATTACTGGTTATATCGAAACAATTATTGTTGAGTGcgttttaataacaatactgGAAATGAAATACCGGAAACGTAGCTTTAAAATTAGACGATTACAGATGAAATATCTAGTCTTATATTAACGAATACAAGTTCTGTAAGCTATCGAAGCCTAAATaagttattgtttaaatatccgTTAccaactaaaataaaaaaaaagctgAAAGgcatatctttctttctcttgtaATTCCGACcaattataatcaaatataatataatcctgcggtatatagaaatataatcaataatttaaagagTCACTGatgactgcagatttttatgcagatttttgtaaactacttttataaaactctgaagaagaaaatgattttttatatcaACTGGAACATTCGTTGCGTTGAACGTAGAACAGTGCCATAGTTAATTTCTACTAATATCGACGCTTGGTTGTATTTCACTAACTCGCGtttaccataaatgcataaataaagtCGCTGCGACATTGAACAccgatgaaaaagaaaatgagaaaaacgTGACAGAAATAGTAACTTTAAGCCAAATTCCGTTGCAAAGCAACAATCTCGTTTAGCTGCGGAACAAGTTCCGCGAGAGTGGTAAACAAGATCCTCCGatattcgaaaaaagaaagagaacatCGCGTCCGCAACAAGTATCGATCGACGGGAAACCGAAACGGACGCGCTCGGCAGCCGCGTCGGCGTCGCCGAGGAAATAAATTGGCTTCCCAAACTCGCAGGAACTCGATTCCGAACGGGAAGAACGGCCGGGCAGGAGGCATCGTCGAGGAACTACAGACCGAATGCTCGATGGAAAACGTAATTTATTGAAAGGGGACGGGGCGTGCCTggttccgccgcgccggcgaaaaaaaaggaaggagagaagagcggagcgaaagagaaaacaGGGTTGGGGGGTGAGGGGTAGAGGGGAGAGGGACCTTGCCTTGAAACGGCTCTATAGAAACGGGCCGTGCGGCGCGCGGTGCACGTGGCTGTTGACGGAAGCGAAAACGTGACATTGTGCATAGTTTAAAAGCCGCGGGGCCGTCGGATCGGCAGCGGCGTCGCCGAGGTAGAACGTGCCCGCTGATCGATaccaattaataattcaggTCGGCTAACTGCGACTAGAATTCGCCGGCTGTTGGTAGTCGAGCAGATAAGAACAAAGGGTGGGTCCTGCGGAAGGAAACGGCGGAACGTTAATGGCCTATCCGGCGAGGAGAGCTTGACAAATAGTGGTCGACGGCGATGAAAGGAGCCGGGGCCCGCGTTTCGTTACGTGCCCGCGTAACGAGTTCGGTCTTTCAGGAGTAGAGAACTGCCCTGCTCGACCATAAAGAATCCCGGTCGTGCGGAGGACAGCCCGGGGTCGATCTTTTTTTCTGTCCTCCAATCTCGGTGCGCGAACCGTTCTTTTCttgcttccttttttttttctttttaccggGGTAAGCTGGGCCAAAGGTGACAGCTTTcaggcaaaaaaaaaaaaagggaagactAAAAACACCGCTTTAAACACCTCGATGATCAAGCATTTCGTTGCGAGACTCTTGGGTAATTGTGCGGAAGAGGGTCGACCTCGCGGCTTTCAATGACCTTCGAGTATGTCGCGGGATCAGCCTACCGAGTGAGTCTGCGGTTAACGTGACAAGCGGACGCAGAATTTGGAAGCAATTGGACAGCGGAGTCCTATAACGCGGTTgcgttaaaattttaaacatttcggtgattttatttcattttcaaacataataattattattattgtattttgtcattttaaaaatattggtaaaGAGTACGAACCGGAAGACAATGtcaaagataaataataatgagcTTTATGCGATAAGTTCTAAAATTGTACACAATTGTCTAAATCGTAGACACAGTGAATGAatgatataaatgaataatgaatGAAGCAATATCGATCGTAATaaccgaataaataattgcaacaattctaaaataagaaatcCCTTAAccaattgtttcaaattagtTCAGCAGTATCTGCATTCTGAAATTATGCCTCAGCATGTTAAGTGCCAAAAATCAATCCCCCCAGAAATCCCACAAACATCGGTCATTTAATTAGCGAAACCGGAAgcagaaaatcaaaatttaccACAGGGAGTATTAGCTTAACTCCTTCGTATTCTAAACATGCTAACTTAAACTCGACttcattacaataaatattaatttgcaaaatctAGTTAAAAATCAGTGTCACGCATGTCCgcataaaacatttttaataaatgtaataattttcatgtaaTCTCCTTTGAGTTGTCACTTTCGACCCCCGCTTCATCGATCCACCGAATTTCAATCCACCAAACTTCCTTGATATTTACCGGCGAGTGATCACGGACAATGGGAGTCgccagaaagagagagagagagagagagagagagagaagggagggaggggagatAGAAGGAGACAGTTCAGTGAGTTTGTTCGGAGAACAGAATCGAACCTGGACACCTTCCATCCTCGGGGGTGGAAGATTTCATATCGGATCGGACGGGAAAGCTGAAAGTACAGGGGAGGTCAAGTAGCAGCGGGGTAGATACATTTCAGATAACAGCGGCAGGCCGATGTCAAGGCGGCCGTGACACGGCGGGACAAGTCTCGATAAGAACGGAAAGAAACCTTCGCGGGATCGGTAAATTGCCAAGAAACGTTCGGGGACTTCCTTGATTGGCTGATAGGTCGCAGACGCGCGGCAATCGTTTCGGTACCGTGTGCAACACCTTAAATGGCGCATCGCCGCCGTTCCCCGGCCCGTGTCCCAGACGCTGCTATACTGTTAATCGATAAGAAATCACGCGCATAAACGCGGCGTCTTATTAAGATACGTCAATGTccacagtgtttccattttcgcGGCGGCTTTCGAAGGGTTATTCTAgcgtgtatttattttttttagtttcgTTAGGGCATTCTTTGCAAATGAAAACTGTTATACCTTCCGCAGTCAAATTGACGGCAAATCggctcgataaataaataaatcgatcatTAAT
It encodes:
- the LOC144475659 gene encoding uncharacterized protein LOC144475659, giving the protein MFRPVDRPLNFRQRANEWIHKMLFLWSRESAPTPKGSPWLAWFATAFVLWSCRRSVTKAILAISPLRLLKKHNHFLITKAKSSSTVTLSKHHHQRFKLENPIFQRKHKHGIRRVKRFCNGDGPHVTSSTTVIQSPQIRYRVTRSGKIYGKYPHEVTVPANASQGSH